From a single Osmerus mordax isolate fOsmMor3 chromosome 6, fOsmMor3.pri, whole genome shotgun sequence genomic region:
- the LOC136943745 gene encoding gamma-glutamylcyclotransferase-like, with protein MDSSHTFLYFAYGSNLLKERLQLKNPSAVVHCVAKLKDYKLVFGNWKGLASDRWHGGVATIECSPGDEVWGVVWRMNMSDLESLDSQENVKLGAYSPIEVLVKTQGQDLHSRTYTMNSCIYAPPSPQYLKVIVMGAEQNGLPKDYQEKLKSIDTNRYQGQLSVMTDLEIALR; from the exons ATGGACAGTAGCCACACCTTCCTGTACTTTGCCTACGGCAGCAACCTGCTGAAGGAGAGACTGCAGCTGAAGAACCCCTCCGCTGTGGTCCACTGTGTGGCCAAACTCAAG GACTACAAGCTGGTGTTTGGGAACTGGAAGGGGCTGGCTAGTGACCGCTGGCATGGGGGTGTGGCCACCATCGAGTGCAGCCCAGGGGACGAGGTGTGGGGGGTCGTATGGAGGATGAACATGTCAGACCTGGAGTCCCTGGACAG tcaggagAATGTGAAGTTAGGGGCCTACAGCCCTATAGAAGTGTTGGTGAAGACACAAGGCCAGGATCTTCACAGTCGAACCTACACCATGAACAGCTGCATCTACGCGCCCCCTTCTCCACAATACCTCAAG GTGATCGTGATGGGGGCGGAGCAGAATGGGTTACCAAAGGACTACCAGGAGAAGCTGAAGTCGATCGATACCAACAGGTACCAAGGCCAGCTGTCCGTCATGACTGACCTGGAGATCGCCCTGCGCTAG
- the nod1 gene encoding nucleotide-binding oligomerization domain-containing protein 1, with protein MRVNASEEATVPQLMSTVQLLTWNRELLVSQVKSTQCILDNLLKSGFFCQEDVETVQPAVTKADQVRKILEIVQSKGEPACEYFLYILYKVYDAYIDLQPWLQEINYQPPDFIQEIPVVNTDPISRYCEKLRHELRRDTRFIASYSQREETLLEELYTDTQMELLDGHNESLGYLESLDQLLGERGVFNPEAETVFVTGDAGVGKSLLLQKVQNLWSKRELRTDVMFFFKFRCRMFSTFKKTDEISLRDLLFKHNCYPDQDLDNEVFGYILRFPEKVLFTFDGYDEVQGELDLVNVPEVVSPEDKSHPLLLLINLLCGKLLKGSQKVLTARTGTEVLAKVIRKRVALQGFSLAHLKTYTSLHFKEQEHRDLVWVQLDASPHLCGLCSTPLFCWIVFKSFKHLHTVYDDFQLPETCVTLTNIFLLLSEVFLSRSALPPAGMLKRSTRCAAETFQAGSQRLVAFAKLALLGLERGGFVFSLEEAVSCGLAEADLHVGFLRPVSCYDGTGSSDAFEFLHLTLQSFLAAFALVLEEQAGVSSTLRFFTKCSRKKDAPCLPWASCVRRSSKPRGTDPFKTNDHLQFANLFLCGLLAKANAGLLEHLVSPALLDRKRSILKSYLSTSVRCHLRGLPVHTTDNEGSKVHVLPNFLWMLRCIFETGSREVAQLTAKGITASYIKLGYCNIYSGDCSALNYVLQHRKKRLGVDMDNNNISDYGVKQLRPSLSTMTVVRLSVNQISDSSVEILAEELTKHKVVEVLGLYKNLITDVGAELVAKMIEECPKLRTVKIGSNKITSVGGTYLAQAIQKSSCIFDVGMWGNTIGDKGAVAFAEALRHHPSLTNLSLSANGITSRGGRSLAQALKENTVLRIFWLVQNQLTDDVAPDMAELIKANTGLSHLWLINNQLTVAGMQILSDALPYNTALKEICVKGNSVSQEEEALFKEQPRLRFH; from the exons ATGCGTGTGAACGCGAGCGAGGAGGCCACCGTGCCTCAACTGATGTCTACCGTGCAGCTTCTCACGTGGAACCGTGAGCTCCTGGTCTCACAGGTGAAGAGCACGCAGTGCATCCTGGACAACCTGCTGAAAAGCGGCTTCTTCTGCCAGGAGGACGTGGAGACGGTGCAGCCTGCTGTCACAAAGGCGGACCAG GTGCGTAAAATCTtggagattgtccaaagcaaagGAGAGCCGGCCTGCGAATATTTCTTATACATTCTCTACAAAGTTTACGACGCCTACATCGACCTCCAGCCATGGCTTCAGGAGATCAACTATCAGCCACCGGACTTCATACAGGAGATACCCGTGGTCAACACAGACCCTA tcagTCGCTACTGTGAGAAGTTGAGGCACGAGCTGCGGCGGGACACCCGCTTCATCGCCTCGTACTCCCAGAGGGAAGAGACGCTGCTGGAGGAGTTGTACACCGACACCCAGATGGAGCTGCTGGACGGACACAACGAGAGCCTGGGCTACCTGGAGAGCCTGGATCAGCTCCTGGGGGAGCGGGGGGTCTTCAACCCAGAGGCCGAGACAGTCTTCGTGACCGGGGACGCCGGTGTGGGCAAATCCCTCCTCTTGCAGAAGGTCCAGAACCTGTGGTCGAAGAGAGAGCTACGGACGGACGTCATGTTCTTCTTCAAGTTCCGCTGCAGGATGTTCAGCACCTTCAAGAAGACGGATGAGATCTCCCTCAGAGACCTGCTCTTCAAGCACAACTGCTACCCGGACCAGGACCTGGACAACGAGGTGTTCGGGTACATCCTTCGCTTCCCGGAGAAGGTTCTCTTCACATTTGATGGCTACGACGAGGTCCAGGGGGAGCTGGATCTGGTGAATGTGCCGGAGGTGGTCTCGCCAGAGGATAAGAGCcaccctctcctgctgctcatCAACCTGCTCTGTGGGAAGCTCCTCAAGGGCTCCCAGAAAGTCCTGACCGCTCGGACGGGAACAGAAGTCCTGGCAAAAGTGATCCGCAAGCGGGTAGCTCTCCAGGGCTTCTCCCTGGCCCACCTGAAGACCTACACGTCCCTGCACTTCAAGGAACAGGAGCACAGAGACCTGGTGTGGGTCCAGCTGGACGCCAGCCCCCACCTTTGCGGCCTGtgctccacccccctcttctgCTGGATCGTCTTCAAGAGCTTCAAGCACCTGCACACCGTGTACGACGACTTCCAGCTGCCCGAGACCTGCGTCACGCTCACCAACATCTTCCTCCTGCTGTCCGAGGTCTTCCTCAGCCGCTCGGCGCTGCCGCCGGCGGGGATGCTGAAGAGGAGCACCAGGTGCGCCGCCGAGACCTTCCAAGCCGGATCGCAGCGGCTGGTGGCGTTCGCCAAGCTGGCCTTACTGGGCTTGGAGAGGGGAGGCTTCGTGTTCAGCCTGGAGGAAGCGGTGTCCTGTGGGCTGGCAGAAGCAGACTTGCACGTGGGCTTCCTCCGGCCAGTCAGCTGCTACGACGGGACCGGTTCCTCGGACGCGTTTGAgttcctccacctcaccttgCAGTCCTTCCTGGCGGCCTTTGCCCtggtgctggaggagcaggctggGGTGAGCTCCACGCTGAGGTTCTTCACAAAGTGCAGCCGGAAGAAAGACGCTCCCTGTTTACCGTGGGCCTCCTGTGTCCGGAGATCCTCCAAGCCCAGAGGAACAGATCCATTCAAAACCAACGACCACTTGCAGTTCGCCAACCTCTTCCTCTGCGGGCTGCTGGCCAAGGCCAACGCAGGCCTGTTGGAGCACTTGGTGTCCCCGGCGTTGCTGGACAGGAAACGCTCGATCCTCAAGTCCTACCTTTCCACCAGCGTCAGGTGCCACCTGCGAGGCCTCCCTGTCCACACCACGGACAACGAGGGCAGCAAGGTGCACGTTCTGCCCAACTTCCTGTGGATGCTCAGGTGCATCTTcgagacaggaagtagagaggTGGCTCAGCTGACAGCCAAGGGCATCACGGCGAGCTACATCAAGCTGGGGTACTGCAACATCTACTCTGGCGACTGCAGCGCCCTGAACTACGTGCTGCAGCACAGGAAGAAGAGGCTCGGCGTGGACatggacaacaacaacatcagcgaTTACGGAGTCAAGCAGCTGCGGCCCTCGCTCAGCACCATGACTGTGGTGAG GTTGTCTGTCAATCAGATCTCTGACAGCAGCGTTGAGATCCTGGCTGAGGAGCTGACCAAGCACAAAGTGGTGGAAGTTTTAGG ACTCTACAAGAACCTCATCACCGACGTGGGAGCTGAGCTGGTTGCTAAGATGATCGAGGAATGTCCGAAACTACGAACAGTCAA GATTGGCAGCAACAAGATCACCAGTGTGGGAGGGACGTACCTGGCCCAGGCCATCCAGAAGAGCTCCTGCATTTTTGATGTTGG GATGTGGGGGAACACTATAGGAGATAAGGGAGCCGTGGCGTTTGCAGAGGCCTTGAGGCATCACCCCAGCCTGACCAACCTGAG CCTCTCAGCCAATGGCATTACCtcaaggggggggaggagcctggccCAAGCATTGAAGGAAAACACGGTTCTCAGGATCTTCTG GCTTGTGCAGAATCAGCTGACTGATGATGTGGCACCAGACATGGCAGAACTAATCAAAGCCAATACAGGACTCTCACACTTATg GCTCATCAACAACCAGCTGACTGTGGCAGGAATGCAGATCCTGTCTGACGCCCTTCCCTACAACACGGCCCTCAAAGAGATCTG TGTGAAGGGGAACAGCGTGAGCCAAGAGGAAGAGGCGTTGTTCAAGGAGCAGCCACGGCTCCGCTTCCACTGA
- the LOC136943744 gene encoding gamma-glutamylcyclotransferase-like codes for MYCILYCTVGLALFQPLLAATVVQVDKDYKSSNTSTDFLYFAYGSNLLKERLQLKNPSAEFVRTGRLKDYSLRFGHWREDFNGSNSWHGGVATIQPVKGEDVWGVIWKMDTSNLISLDKQEGVKGGSYSPTEVTVDTEDGLVVCRTYLMNNFKAYLTSPPYKQVVCLGARQNGLPLEYIKKLDAVETNGYSGPSIMDDIIGFKPTGNPQLESPETTSKKRNPFFSWLYWLS; via the exons ATGTATTGCATACTTTATTGCACGGTGGGGCTTGCTTTATTCCAGCCGCTGTTAGCGGCAACGGTCGTGCAAGTCGATAAAGACTATAAGAGTTCAAATACATCGACTGACTTTCTTTATTTCGCTTATGGAAGTAATCTTTTGAAAGAGAGACTGCAGTTGAAAAATCCGTCCGCCGAGTTTGTCAGAACGGGTCGACTGAAG GATTATTCTCTTCGATTCGGACATTGGAGGGAAGACTTCAATGGCTCCAACTCCTGGCACGGAGGTGTCGCAACCATCCAGCCGGTCAAAGGAGAAGATGTGTGGGGAGTCATCTGGAAGATGGACACATCCAACCTCATCAGCTTAGACAA ACAGGAGGGAGTGAAAGGGGGTAGCTACAGCCCCACGGAGGTTACCGTGGACACAGAGGACGGTCTGGTGGTCTGCCGGACCTATCTGATGAACAACTTTAAAGCTTACCTCACTTCCCCTCCGTACAAACAG GTCGTGTGCCTTGGTGCCAGACAGAATGGCCTTCCTCTGGAATACATTAAGAAGCTGGACGCTGTGGAGACCAATGGTTACAGCGGGCCCTCCATTATGGATGACATCATAGGCTTCAAGCCCACGGGAAACCCCCAGCTGGAATCACCGGAGACAACAAGCAAGAAAAGAAACCCTTTTTTTAGTTGGTTATATTGGCTATCTTGA